In a genomic window of Curtobacterium flaccumfaciens pv. betae:
- a CDS encoding VOC family protein: MTEPFARPTALAHVRVTVTDIHRSKAFYQLLLGTDPAIDFSDQVDEPGVREDRERFYGGSVFRLGDQVFGLRPVAPAGQTFDPDTVGLDHVSFVVGSVDELHEAAARLDAAGVEHGEVTDLGDAGMVILSVQDPDDINLELAALKS; this comes from the coding sequence ATGACCGAGCCGTTCGCACGCCCGACCGCCCTGGCCCACGTCCGTGTCACCGTGACCGACATCCACCGGAGCAAGGCCTTCTACCAGCTGCTGCTCGGCACGGATCCGGCGATCGACTTCAGCGACCAGGTCGACGAGCCGGGTGTCCGCGAGGATCGCGAGCGTTTCTACGGCGGATCGGTGTTCCGGCTCGGTGACCAGGTGTTCGGGCTCCGTCCGGTCGCTCCCGCAGGGCAGACGTTCGACCCGGACACCGTCGGCCTCGACCACGTGAGCTTCGTCGTGGGTTCGGTCGACGAGCTGCACGAGGCGGCCGCCCGACTCGATGCCGCGGGTGTCGAGCACGGCGAGGTCACCGACCTCGGCGACGCCGGCATGGTGATCCTGTCCGTGCAGGACCCCGACGACATCAACCTCGAGCTCGCAGCCCTCAAGTCCTGA
- a CDS encoding acyl-CoA thioesterase gives MTIDEYPFRRTYPTRWNDNDMFGHVNNTIYYSAMDNASTYWFREVAGLDPFSSEWIAVLVSSSCRFVESAVWPDVIEVGMRSKHLGNTSLSWEFGLFRQSDGALLATGEFVHVIIDREGARRPIPLPAELRELVTGSMVVQ, from the coding sequence ATGACCATCGACGAGTACCCGTTCCGCCGGACCTACCCCACCAGGTGGAACGACAACGACATGTTCGGGCACGTCAACAACACGATCTACTACTCGGCGATGGACAACGCGTCGACGTACTGGTTCCGCGAGGTCGCCGGGCTCGACCCGTTCTCGTCGGAGTGGATCGCCGTGCTGGTGTCGTCGAGCTGCCGGTTCGTCGAGTCCGCCGTCTGGCCGGACGTCATCGAGGTCGGGATGCGCTCGAAGCACCTCGGCAACACGAGCCTGTCGTGGGAGTTCGGCCTGTTCCGGCAGTCCGACGGCGCCCTGCTCGCCACGGGTGAGTTCGTGCACGTCATCATCGACCGCGAGGGTGCCCGCCGTCCGATCCCGCTGCCCGCCGAACTCCGCGAGCTCGTGACCGGCTCGATGGTCGTGCAGTAG
- a CDS encoding QsdR family transcriptional regulator, which translates to MYTSDSALRAFREARHTFIAGSRIDMGALAAALGVDRTSLFRWVGNRDRLLSEILWSLAVPTLDGATHAADEIGATGAARLVVVLDRFTADLIDAPYFRAFLTREPARAMRLLTTSDSDVQSRFVARVTALIEQQESSGTFDPAPLSAEELARLLVRISESFTYAEFISGETPDPDRARAAFEYVLRPDAVHATPAPPIGDR; encoded by the coding sequence GTGTACACATCGGATTCAGCGCTGCGCGCCTTCCGGGAGGCCCGTCACACCTTCATCGCCGGCTCACGGATCGACATGGGGGCGTTGGCTGCCGCACTCGGCGTCGACCGCACGTCGCTGTTCCGGTGGGTCGGCAACCGTGACCGGTTGCTGTCCGAGATCCTGTGGTCCCTCGCAGTCCCGACCCTCGACGGGGCGACCCATGCCGCCGACGAGATCGGGGCGACCGGAGCAGCCCGGCTCGTCGTCGTGCTCGACCGGTTCACCGCCGACCTGATCGACGCCCCGTACTTCCGGGCGTTCCTGACCCGCGAACCCGCTCGGGCGATGCGTCTGCTCACCACCTCGGACAGCGACGTGCAGAGCCGGTTCGTCGCCCGGGTGACCGCACTCATCGAGCAGCAGGAGTCGTCCGGTACGTTCGATCCGGCACCGTTGTCGGCTGAGGAGCTCGCACGGCTGCTCGTCCGGATCTCAGAGTCGTTCACCTACGCCGAGTTCATCTCCGGTGAGACCCCTGATCCCGACCGGGCACGTGCGGCGTTCGAGTACGTCCTGCGGCCCGACGCGGTGCACGCCACACCCGCACCACCGATCGGAGACCGATGA
- a CDS encoding acyl-CoA dehydrogenase family protein: MPATPLLESDFYGFQQQLTEQERASLGHLRQYLESEVAPIADANWARAEFPMQVIAPLAELGMYGPGVPLVRQFENSAVYRGWAALELGRVDASVATFIGVQSGLAMNSIAVAGSDEQQREWLPRMATGEIVGAFGLTEPYSGSDSAKGLRTTARREGDEWVLDGEKRWIGNATFADVVVIWAKDVADGQVKGFLVTTDTAGFTATKIEDKIALRGVQNADIVMQDVRVPESRRLQNATSFRSTAEVLRLTRTEVAWQAVGIAVGAYEAALAYARERIQFGKPIAAHQLVQDLLVKSLSNITASIALCTQASAMQDAGVGGDEHSAMAKAFATAKMRETVAWCREVQGGNGIVLDKGVARFFADAEAIYSYEGTREVNTLIVGRAITGQAAFV; this comes from the coding sequence ATGCCCGCGACGCCCCTGCTCGAATCGGACTTCTACGGCTTCCAGCAACAGCTCACCGAGCAGGAGCGCGCGTCGCTCGGGCACCTCCGGCAGTACCTCGAGAGCGAGGTCGCGCCCATCGCCGACGCGAACTGGGCGCGCGCCGAGTTCCCGATGCAGGTGATCGCGCCCCTCGCCGAGCTCGGCATGTACGGGCCCGGCGTCCCGCTCGTGCGGCAGTTCGAGAACTCCGCCGTGTACCGCGGCTGGGCGGCCCTCGAACTCGGACGCGTGGACGCGAGCGTCGCCACCTTCATCGGCGTGCAGTCCGGCCTGGCGATGAACTCGATCGCGGTCGCCGGCAGCGACGAACAGCAGCGCGAGTGGCTGCCCCGGATGGCCACGGGCGAGATCGTCGGGGCGTTCGGGCTCACCGAGCCGTACTCGGGCAGCGACTCGGCGAAGGGTCTCCGCACCACCGCCCGGCGCGAGGGCGACGAGTGGGTGCTCGACGGCGAGAAGCGCTGGATCGGCAACGCCACCTTCGCCGACGTCGTCGTGATCTGGGCGAAGGACGTCGCCGACGGTCAGGTCAAGGGCTTCCTCGTCACCACCGACACCGCGGGCTTCACCGCGACCAAGATCGAGGACAAGATCGCCCTGCGCGGCGTGCAGAACGCCGACATCGTCATGCAGGACGTCCGGGTGCCCGAATCGCGTCGGCTGCAGAACGCCACCTCGTTCCGCTCGACCGCCGAGGTGCTCCGGCTGACCCGCACCGAGGTCGCCTGGCAGGCCGTCGGCATCGCGGTCGGGGCGTACGAGGCTGCGCTGGCCTACGCCCGCGAGCGGATCCAGTTCGGCAAGCCGATCGCTGCGCACCAGCTCGTGCAGGACCTGCTCGTCAAGTCGCTGTCGAACATCACGGCCTCGATCGCACTGTGCACGCAGGCCTCGGCCATGCAGGACGCCGGGGTCGGTGGCGACGAGCACTCCGCGATGGCCAAGGCGTTCGCGACCGCGAAGATGCGGGAGACCGTCGCCTGGTGCCGCGAGGTGCAGGGCGGCAACGGCATCGTGCTCGACAAGGGCGTTGCCCGGTTCTTCGCCGATGCCGAGGCGATCTACTCGTACGAGGGCACGCGCGAGGTCAACACCCTGATCGTCGGCCGGGCGATCACCGGGCAGGCCGCGTTCGTCTAG
- a CDS encoding alpha/beta fold hydrolase, with the protein MSTPFSDLDQYIALPRVDGIDISPDGTRVALTVSALDPDATGYRRSIWQVPATPTPDTAARPVRLTRSAKGEGGIAFTRTGDLLFVSARPDADATDLEAAQLWVLPATGGEARPLTRLAGGVGGVLATAASSDLVALTADLLPGAGSDPATVLEADAELRKTRKDKHVRAILHETYPVRYWDHDLGPAQTHVLTLDTAGIDTDSDGDAAGVSAEPVPPVDRTPAPGRSLDHVSGALTPDGSVLLASVGVREARGDRSTLVTIDLSSGHRTVLFDDVDVDHEMPALSHDGRTIAWVRTVRSTPAGANQQEVWVAGIDGSDARRVATDWDRWPSELVFEHGDRALLAVADQDGRAPVFRIPLDGGAVEQLTHDDWAYSSLRVAAATGVVVALRASWAAPLHPVRIATDGTVTPLGTPASLPDLPAHLEEVETTAADGARVRGWLVVPEGDGPHPLVLWIHGGPLNSWNQWSWRWNPMLLAARGYAVLLPDPALSTGYGLDFVNRGWNAWGQAPYTDLMAITDVVEARADIDATRTAAMGGSFGGYMANWVAGHTDRFRAIVTHASLWALDQFNGTTDSSQYWSSIFDADGIAANDPHRFVAEITSPMLVIHGDKDYRVPIGEGLRLWSELAEHHAAPDGSMPHRFLYFPDENHWVLAPQHAVVWYETVFAFLGQHVLDQEWERPALLG; encoded by the coding sequence ATGAGCACCCCGTTCTCCGACCTCGACCAGTACATCGCGCTCCCCCGCGTCGACGGCATCGACATCAGCCCCGACGGCACCCGCGTCGCGCTGACGGTCAGTGCGCTCGACCCGGACGCCACCGGGTACCGCCGATCGATCTGGCAGGTGCCCGCGACGCCGACCCCCGACACCGCCGCGCGCCCGGTCCGCCTGACACGCTCCGCCAAGGGCGAGGGCGGCATCGCCTTCACCCGCACCGGTGACCTGCTCTTCGTCTCCGCCCGGCCCGACGCCGACGCCACCGACCTCGAGGCAGCCCAGCTCTGGGTGCTGCCCGCGACCGGCGGCGAGGCCCGTCCGCTCACCCGCCTGGCCGGGGGCGTCGGTGGCGTCCTGGCCACCGCGGCATCGTCGGACCTCGTCGCGCTGACCGCCGACCTGCTGCCGGGGGCCGGCTCCGACCCGGCGACCGTGCTCGAAGCCGACGCGGAGCTCCGGAAGACCCGGAAGGACAAGCACGTCCGCGCGATCCTGCACGAGACCTACCCGGTCCGGTACTGGGACCACGACCTCGGCCCGGCACAGACGCACGTCCTGACCCTCGACACGGCGGGCATCGACACCGACAGCGACGGCGACGCCGCCGGCGTGAGCGCCGAACCCGTCCCGCCCGTCGACCGCACACCGGCCCCCGGCCGTTCGCTCGACCACGTCAGCGGAGCGCTCACGCCCGACGGCTCGGTCCTGTTGGCATCCGTCGGTGTCCGGGAGGCCCGTGGGGACCGCTCGACGCTCGTCACCATCGACCTGTCTAGCGGCCACCGCACAGTGCTGTTCGACGACGTCGACGTCGACCACGAGATGCCGGCGCTGAGCCACGACGGCCGGACGATCGCCTGGGTCCGCACCGTCCGCTCCACCCCGGCCGGCGCGAACCAGCAGGAGGTCTGGGTCGCCGGCATCGACGGCTCCGACGCCCGCCGCGTCGCGACCGACTGGGACCGCTGGCCGAGCGAGCTCGTGTTCGAACATGGTGACCGCGCGCTCCTGGCGGTCGCCGACCAGGACGGCCGCGCGCCGGTCTTCCGCATCCCCCTCGACGGCGGAGCCGTCGAGCAGCTGACGCACGACGACTGGGCGTACTCGAGCCTGCGCGTGGCGGCGGCGACGGGCGTGGTCGTGGCGCTCCGGGCCTCCTGGGCGGCCCCGCTGCACCCGGTGCGGATCGCGACGGACGGCACGGTGACCCCGTTGGGGACGCCGGCGTCCCTGCCGGACCTGCCCGCGCACCTGGAAGAGGTCGAGACGACCGCCGCCGACGGCGCCCGCGTGCGCGGCTGGCTCGTCGTGCCCGAGGGCGACGGGCCGCACCCGCTCGTCCTGTGGATCCACGGCGGACCGCTCAACTCGTGGAACCAGTGGTCCTGGCGTTGGAACCCGATGCTGCTCGCAGCCCGGGGCTACGCCGTGCTGCTGCCAGACCCCGCGCTCTCGACCGGTTACGGACTCGACTTCGTGAACCGCGGCTGGAACGCCTGGGGGCAGGCGCCGTACACCGACCTGATGGCGATCACCGACGTGGTCGAGGCGCGGGCGGACATCGACGCAACCCGGACCGCAGCGATGGGCGGGTCGTTCGGCGGGTACATGGCGAACTGGGTCGCCGGGCACACCGACCGGTTCCGCGCGATCGTCACCCACGCGAGCCTGTGGGCGCTCGACCAGTTCAACGGCACGACGGACTCGTCGCAGTACTGGTCGTCGATCTTCGACGCCGACGGGATCGCGGCGAACGACCCGCACCGGTTCGTGGCCGAGATCACGTCGCCGATGCTCGTGATCCACGGCGACAAGGACTACCGGGTGCCGATCGGCGAGGGGCTGCGGCTCTGGTCCGAGCTCGCGGAGCACCACGCGGCACCGGACGGCTCGATGCCGCACCGGTTCCTGTACTTCCCGGACGAGAACCACTGGGTCCTCGCTCCGCAGCACGCCGTGGTCTGGTACGAGACGGTGTTCGCGTTCCTCGGGCAGCACGTGCTCGACCAGGAGTGGGAGCGGCCGGCCCTGCTCGGGTAG
- a CDS encoding patatin-like phospholipase family protein: MTDVSTPVPGSRALVLGGGGVAGIAWEVGVLVALQEAGVDLDAADLVVGTSAGSVVGAFVRNGAVQQAYDQQHTPAPTTYEEPAPIDVEAVQQHIGAALQGATGEQDARARLGQAAQQVVGGQSDDERTATFGETLPSTEWPEKPLAVTAVDATDGTFRLLTAADGVPLPRAVAASCSVPFVWTPVAVGGRPYVDGGVRSGTNADAAAGYERVLVIACGPEGPSPCGPWLDVAVEALRAGGSSVEVVVADSASQQAFGTNSLSLATQAPSAEAGHAQGTAVAEQVAAFWAEDLASVHA; this comes from the coding sequence ATGACCGACGTCAGCACGCCCGTTCCCGGATCCAGAGCCCTCGTCCTCGGTGGCGGAGGTGTCGCCGGCATCGCGTGGGAAGTCGGTGTCCTCGTCGCACTGCAGGAAGCCGGCGTCGACCTCGACGCCGCCGACCTCGTGGTCGGCACCAGCGCCGGCAGCGTCGTCGGCGCGTTCGTCCGGAACGGTGCCGTCCAGCAGGCCTACGACCAGCAGCACACCCCTGCGCCCACCACCTACGAAGAGCCGGCGCCCATCGACGTCGAAGCCGTGCAGCAGCACATCGGCGCAGCACTGCAGGGTGCGACCGGCGAGCAGGACGCCCGCGCTCGACTCGGCCAGGCCGCCCAGCAGGTCGTCGGCGGGCAGAGCGACGACGAGCGCACGGCGACCTTCGGCGAGACGCTCCCGTCCACCGAGTGGCCGGAGAAGCCGCTCGCCGTCACCGCGGTCGACGCCACCGACGGCACCTTCCGCCTGCTGACGGCGGCCGACGGTGTGCCGCTCCCCCGTGCGGTCGCGGCCAGCTGCTCGGTGCCCTTCGTCTGGACACCGGTTGCCGTCGGCGGCCGCCCGTACGTCGACGGTGGCGTCCGCTCGGGCACCAACGCCGACGCGGCCGCCGGGTACGAGCGGGTGCTCGTCATCGCCTGCGGCCCCGAGGGGCCGTCACCGTGCGGGCCCTGGCTCGACGTCGCCGTCGAGGCGCTGCGCGCCGGCGGCTCGTCGGTCGAGGTCGTCGTGGCGGACAGCGCGTCCCAGCAGGCCTTCGGCACGAACTCGCTCTCGCTCGCCACGCAGGCGCCGTCGGCCGAGGCCGGTCACGCCCAGGGCACCGCGGTCGCCGAGCAGGTCGCTGCCTTCTGGGCCGAGGACCTGGCGAGCGTGCACGCATGA
- a CDS encoding GAF domain-containing protein: protein MGNQRSGRVGTVVWPIVVAAAPTAAFQLPNLFVTPAVRLSLVAFGLVVLVGAVTVQVVRTRRSDAARSVAEDNATAAELEQSTAVRYAFGQIATRLVRFTELPRSDRHGELSVVADRVAVALAFYLLPKVPDVRANVYQLSTDLRALEPIGHGGAGDTAGVFRAGTPYGDRNLEWVLVGGSPRIVGDRSADVDVDQDLPGFEPRYTSYVSVVIRSDQYSFGMLTVDSPVPDAFTELDAKNIAMMASFMAVAFSLTYSFPERDRNPRKGP, encoded by the coding sequence ATGGGGAACCAGCGTTCAGGACGGGTCGGTACGGTCGTGTGGCCGATCGTGGTGGCTGCTGCGCCCACCGCGGCGTTCCAGCTGCCGAACCTGTTCGTCACGCCGGCGGTCCGACTGTCGCTCGTCGCGTTCGGGCTCGTCGTGCTCGTGGGCGCCGTGACCGTGCAGGTCGTCCGGACCCGGCGCAGCGACGCCGCACGGTCCGTGGCCGAGGACAACGCCACCGCGGCCGAGCTCGAGCAGTCGACGGCGGTCCGGTACGCGTTCGGCCAGATCGCCACCCGGCTCGTCCGGTTCACCGAGCTGCCCCGGTCCGATCGCCACGGCGAACTCTCGGTCGTCGCCGACCGCGTCGCCGTGGCCCTGGCGTTCTACCTGCTGCCGAAGGTGCCCGACGTCCGCGCCAACGTGTACCAGCTGTCCACCGATCTGCGGGCGCTCGAGCCGATCGGTCACGGTGGCGCCGGCGACACCGCCGGGGTCTTCCGAGCGGGCACGCCCTACGGCGACCGCAACCTCGAGTGGGTGCTGGTCGGGGGATCACCCCGGATCGTCGGTGACCGCTCGGCCGACGTGGACGTCGACCAGGACCTGCCGGGCTTCGAACCGCGGTACACCTCGTACGTCTCGGTGGTGATCCGGTCCGACCAGTACTCGTTCGGCATGCTCACCGTCGACTCCCCGGTCCCCGACGCCTTCACCGAACTCGACGCCAAGAACATCGCGATGATGGCGTCGTTCATGGCCGTCGCGTTCTCGCTGACCTACTCGTTCCCCGAGCGCGACCGCAATCCAAGGAAAGGCCCGTGA
- a CDS encoding NADPH:quinone reductase, with amino-acid sequence MRSIVYTKPGASSVLELVEREIPEPGAGEVRVRVVVSGVNPTDWKARAGGTYGDGLPFPEITPNQDGAGVVDAVGAGVDGLAVGDRVWLFMAAASRPTGTAQEYTVVPESRVVPLPDGVSFDVGASLGVPAMTAHRALTTHEDGPARLGPGALDGFTVLVAGGAGAVGHAAIQLARWAGATVITTISSDAKAALATAAGAHHVVNYRDEDAAERIRSIAPDGVDIVVEVSIPQNAALVADVLANHGVVSIYANNGGDEASLPIRPNMSVNARYQFLLLYTIGDEALSAAAEDLTEALHDGVLPVGEDAGLPLTRFALEQTAQAHDAVEQDTVGKVLIDVTESR; translated from the coding sequence ATGCGATCGATCGTCTACACGAAGCCCGGTGCCAGCAGCGTCCTCGAACTCGTCGAGCGGGAGATCCCGGAGCCCGGAGCCGGTGAGGTCCGCGTCCGCGTCGTCGTCTCCGGCGTCAACCCGACGGACTGGAAGGCCCGCGCCGGCGGGACCTACGGCGACGGGCTGCCGTTCCCCGAGATCACGCCGAACCAGGACGGCGCAGGAGTCGTCGACGCCGTCGGTGCCGGAGTCGACGGACTGGCCGTCGGCGACCGTGTCTGGCTGTTCATGGCGGCCGCCTCGCGGCCGACCGGCACCGCGCAGGAGTACACGGTCGTGCCCGAGTCGCGCGTGGTCCCGCTGCCCGACGGCGTCTCGTTCGACGTCGGCGCCTCGCTCGGCGTCCCTGCGATGACCGCGCACCGAGCGCTCACCACCCACGAGGACGGCCCCGCACGCCTGGGCCCCGGCGCCCTGGACGGCTTCACCGTGCTCGTCGCCGGCGGTGCCGGTGCCGTGGGGCACGCCGCGATCCAGCTCGCCCGCTGGGCCGGCGCGACCGTCATCACGACGATCAGCTCGGACGCGAAGGCAGCACTGGCGACTGCGGCCGGCGCCCACCACGTCGTGAACTACCGCGACGAGGACGCCGCCGAGCGCATCCGGTCGATCGCGCCGGACGGTGTCGACATCGTCGTCGAGGTGTCGATCCCACAGAACGCCGCGCTGGTCGCCGACGTGCTGGCGAACCACGGCGTCGTGTCGATCTACGCGAACAACGGCGGCGACGAGGCGAGCCTGCCGATCCGCCCGAACATGAGCGTGAACGCCCGCTACCAGTTCCTGCTGCTCTACACGATCGGCGACGAGGCACTGTCCGCGGCGGCCGAGGACCTCACCGAGGCGCTGCACGACGGTGTGCTTCCGGTCGGCGAGGACGCCGGTCTCCCGCTCACCCGGTTCGCGCTCGAGCAGACCGCCCAGGCGCACGACGCCGTCGAGCAGGACACGGTCGGCAAGGTGCTCATCGACGTGACCGAGTCGCGGTAG
- a CDS encoding DUF6119 family protein, with protein MSIYLLKPGHSSENSLNEKHGLALVSNADAIPPKSELWTAGVHTSTPWWQGYFGLPDPQKSANLGAILFLPCAGRTFALTFGQTAAQLRDDSYEYDFGLKVSLNAVDPDKLKSTDTSEPGAGRRQRTQTGADSAITFFDFDSDSSVMKSITGKAKTEYEHLVRHVTGATNLRIGTSVRSEGLVGLCMKLLELYESTDYRASFPDIENLQPVRDPGLISLLDEGIDLFKENPAPFLMLPEVTEYNEEAYFRYSGVGSNDLHGELNISDLTTHLVAGEVKTLGPEDLRRIRVMVTDGNGSVRKSYALYRCLNVENTSTNGSVYILHDGSWYAARQTFVDEMRAAIRTAIRVSSLPAFNDARESEYNSRVADGLSTINLDMTNIAGPGRTALEPADLLRIENGSVNLYHVKVSTRSSDLSHLFNQGLNSAQLLLSEESAAGRLQAAAADRSEPPIVDISSFLETPNIVVRYVVVSRQEPSEGEIQLPFFSQITFWRVLRAFKMLRITATLELVKNDRPRKPSKPKERKERSDKGKKRT; from the coding sequence ATGTCGATCTACCTTTTGAAGCCGGGCCACTCGTCCGAGAATTCGTTGAATGAGAAGCATGGGCTGGCGCTCGTCTCCAATGCGGACGCGATTCCGCCCAAAAGCGAACTTTGGACGGCGGGAGTCCATACTTCCACGCCTTGGTGGCAGGGGTACTTCGGTCTCCCGGATCCTCAGAAGTCGGCAAATCTCGGGGCGATCCTATTTCTGCCTTGTGCCGGACGCACTTTCGCGCTCACTTTCGGGCAGACCGCTGCACAACTGCGAGACGACTCGTATGAGTATGACTTTGGATTGAAGGTAAGCCTTAATGCCGTCGATCCAGATAAACTCAAGAGCACCGACACTAGCGAGCCCGGTGCCGGGCGTAGGCAGCGAACTCAGACCGGGGCTGACTCCGCTATCACGTTCTTTGACTTCGACTCGGATAGTTCCGTCATGAAGAGCATTACCGGCAAAGCTAAAACCGAGTATGAACATCTTGTTCGTCATGTCACGGGTGCGACAAATCTCCGCATAGGAACGTCTGTTCGTTCAGAGGGGCTCGTCGGTCTTTGTATGAAGCTGCTTGAACTTTACGAGAGCACCGATTACCGCGCAAGCTTCCCGGATATCGAGAATTTGCAGCCGGTGAGAGATCCAGGACTGATTTCTCTGCTTGACGAGGGCATTGATCTGTTCAAGGAGAACCCGGCTCCATTCCTGATGCTACCTGAAGTCACGGAATACAATGAGGAGGCGTACTTCAGATACTCCGGAGTAGGGTCAAATGATCTCCACGGTGAGCTGAACATCTCAGACCTGACGACCCATCTGGTAGCCGGCGAGGTAAAGACTCTAGGTCCAGAGGACCTCCGTCGAATCCGGGTCATGGTGACGGATGGGAATGGTAGTGTCCGGAAGTCCTACGCGCTCTATCGCTGTCTGAATGTTGAGAACACGTCCACAAATGGTAGCGTGTACATTCTTCATGACGGCAGTTGGTACGCCGCCCGTCAAACATTTGTCGATGAAATGCGCGCTGCGATAAGGACGGCGATCCGAGTTAGCTCACTCCCAGCCTTCAATGATGCGCGAGAGTCTGAATACAACTCGAGGGTGGCAGATGGCTTAAGCACCATCAATCTGGATATGACGAACATCGCTGGGCCGGGACGAACGGCATTGGAGCCCGCGGACCTTCTTCGAATCGAGAATGGGTCTGTGAATCTCTACCATGTGAAGGTCTCGACAAGGTCCTCAGATCTAAGTCATTTGTTCAATCAGGGCCTTAACTCGGCGCAATTGTTGCTCTCCGAAGAATCTGCCGCGGGCAGGCTCCAAGCCGCCGCTGCCGACCGCAGTGAGCCACCGATTGTGGACATATCCTCCTTCCTCGAAACCCCCAATATCGTGGTGCGGTATGTTGTCGTTTCTCGACAGGAGCCGTCGGAGGGAGAAATTCAGCTGCCGTTCTTCTCGCAAATCACTTTCTGGCGGGTGCTCCGCGCATTCAAAATGCTACGTATAACAGCAACATTAGAGCTTGTGAAGAATGATCGACCACGGAAGCCTTCGAAGCCGAAGGAGCGCAAGGAAAGGTCCGACAAGGGCAAGAAGCGGACGTAG
- a CDS encoding winged helix-turn-helix transcriptional regulator, which translates to MSALEYSPYAADCPSRQLLDRIGDRWSVLTIGALADGPARYSAVAARVQGVSQKMLTQTLRALERDGMVTRTVFPEIPPHVEYELTELGRSLRTVLVPLEDWATSHMPDVAEAREGYDAR; encoded by the coding sequence ATGTCAGCACTCGAGTACAGCCCCTACGCGGCGGACTGCCCCAGTCGGCAGCTGCTCGACCGCATCGGCGACCGGTGGAGCGTGCTGACGATCGGCGCCCTCGCCGACGGTCCCGCACGGTACTCGGCGGTGGCGGCCCGGGTGCAGGGGGTCTCGCAGAAGATGCTCACCCAGACGCTGCGGGCCCTCGAACGCGACGGCATGGTGACGCGGACGGTGTTCCCCGAGATCCCGCCGCACGTGGAGTACGAACTGACCGAGCTCGGCCGGTCGCTGCGCACGGTGCTCGTGCCGCTGGAGGACTGGGCCACCTCGCACATGCCCGACGTCGCCGAGGCGCGCGAGGGGTACGACGCGCGCTAA
- a CDS encoding NAD(P)-dependent oxidoreductase, producing the protein MTNIVVFGGTGYAGSAITHEALSRGITVTAVARDTSKLEPAEGLTLAQGDAFDADFVSEVTKGADVVVVSLHAVQADGSELKDKFQHFVDAAAAAGARLGIVGGAGSMRVSEDGPRLFDTDGFPDAFKGEAKSHAQILDALRASDTQVDWFYVSPAAAFGGYNPGERRGTYRASDEVLLADAEGNSDISGADYAIAFVDEIVTPAHHQTRFGVAY; encoded by the coding sequence ATGACCAACATCGTCGTCTTCGGAGGCACCGGCTACGCCGGCTCCGCCATCACCCACGAGGCACTCTCCCGCGGCATCACCGTCACCGCGGTCGCCCGCGACACGAGCAAGCTCGAGCCGGCCGAGGGCCTCACCCTGGCGCAGGGTGACGCGTTCGACGCCGACTTCGTGTCCGAGGTCACGAAGGGTGCCGACGTCGTCGTCGTCTCGCTCCACGCCGTGCAGGCGGACGGCAGCGAGCTGAAGGACAAGTTCCAGCACTTCGTCGACGCCGCCGCCGCAGCGGGTGCGCGTCTCGGCATCGTCGGCGGTGCCGGTTCGATGCGCGTGTCCGAGGACGGCCCCCGCCTCTTCGACACCGACGGCTTCCCGGATGCCTTCAAGGGCGAGGCGAAGAGCCACGCGCAGATCCTCGACGCCCTGCGCGCCTCGGACACCCAGGTCGACTGGTTCTACGTGAGCCCCGCCGCGGCCTTCGGCGGCTACAACCCGGGCGAGCGTCGCGGCACCTACCGCGCCTCGGACGAGGTCCTGCTCGCCGACGCCGAGGGCAACTCGGACATCTCCGGCGCCGACTACGCGATCGCGTTCGTCGACGAGATCGTCACCCCGGCGCACCACCAGACGCGGTTCGGCGTCGCCTACTGA